The following proteins come from a genomic window of Mucinivorans hirudinis:
- a CDS encoding Immunoreactive 53 kDa antigen PG123 — protein sequence MNMKRLYVLSVFFLFLSMGVAAQQKEYSGQMHVTPLVLEQRGDSLYMKLNFDISGVNVDSRYSISLIPSLVAPSDRLDLPAVMVKGRESYNVHTREMALMNKSERELYSKTAPYAVLKGFNAADSKSVEYSKAIKYEPWMAVARLDMYEDLCGCANAARRMGVTMLVNEVALEKIIIIEPYVVTPYLSFVQPAVERVKYREIQGEAFLDFVVNKTDIRPDYMNNPRELKKITDLIADVNDDKSIEVKAIKVDGFASPEGSYANNKYLSEGRANALVDYLVTRFKFPKDMYKVHFGGENWAGLMELVLQSDIDRKEDILTILGDAKITDDQRKSLLKKLTGGVPYAFMLREWYPGLRKASCRIEFRVKGFDVAEAKEVFRSRPQNLSLNEMFSVASTYEKGSQDFIDLFETAARIFPNDVTANLNAATAALSRGDVIYAQRYLDKIKVAPPTADYYNTLGVLAMLKGEYSAAETELKKAAAMGLAEATKNLAEIAAKRENMQQISEQKSAK from the coding sequence ATGAATATGAAAAGGCTATATGTGTTGTCCGTATTTTTTCTGTTTCTGTCTATGGGAGTGGCAGCTCAGCAGAAAGAGTATTCAGGTCAGATGCACGTAACTCCCCTTGTTTTGGAACAGAGGGGAGATTCGTTGTATATGAAACTCAACTTTGATATATCGGGCGTAAATGTCGATTCGAGGTATTCGATAAGTCTTATACCCTCTCTGGTTGCACCCAGCGATAGGCTTGATTTGCCTGCGGTGATGGTCAAGGGGCGAGAGAGCTATAATGTACACACGCGAGAGATGGCATTGATGAACAAAAGCGAAAGAGAACTATATTCAAAAACGGCTCCCTATGCCGTTCTTAAAGGCTTCAATGCCGCCGATTCCAAAAGCGTGGAGTATTCTAAAGCTATCAAGTATGAACCGTGGATGGCGGTTGCCAGGTTGGATATGTATGAGGATTTGTGTGGTTGCGCAAATGCTGCGCGTAGAATGGGTGTTACGATGCTTGTGAATGAGGTTGCGCTGGAAAAAATAATTATTATAGAGCCTTATGTGGTTACTCCCTACTTGTCTTTTGTGCAACCTGCTGTGGAACGGGTGAAATATAGAGAAATTCAGGGCGAGGCGTTTTTGGATTTTGTGGTCAATAAGACAGATATTCGTCCCGACTATATGAACAATCCGCGTGAGTTGAAGAAGATTACGGATTTAATTGCTGATGTCAATGACGATAAATCGATAGAGGTGAAGGCAATAAAGGTAGATGGTTTTGCCTCGCCCGAAGGATCATATGCCAACAATAAATATCTCTCAGAGGGACGTGCGAATGCTTTGGTGGACTATCTTGTTACACGTTTCAAATTCCCTAAGGATATGTACAAAGTGCACTTTGGGGGTGAAAACTGGGCAGGACTTATGGAGCTGGTTTTGCAAAGCGATATTGATAGAAAAGAGGATATTTTGACAATATTGGGCGATGCAAAAATAACTGACGACCAACGAAAGAGTCTACTGAAAAAACTTACGGGGGGAGTCCCTTACGCTTTTATGCTACGGGAGTGGTATCCGGGTTTGCGTAAGGCGAGTTGCAGGATAGAGTTCAGGGTGAAGGGATTTGACGTAGCGGAGGCTAAGGAGGTCTTTAGGAGTCGTCCTCAGAATTTGAGTCTCAACGAGATGTTCTCCGTGGCAAGCACCTACGAAAAGGGGTCGCAGGATTTTATTGACCTATTCGAGACAGCTGCGCGAATTTTCCCTAATGACGTCACAGCCAATCTCAACGCAGCTACGGCGGCACTTTCACGCGGGGACGTAATCTATGCTCAGAGGTATTTGGACAAGATTAAGGTTGCGCCCCCAACGGCTGATTATTACAACACTTTGGGCGTATTGGCAATGCTCAAGGGTGAATATTCGGCAGCAGAAACGGAACTTAAAAAGGCTGCGGCAATGGGGTTGGCAGAGGCTACCAAAAATTTGGCTGAGATTGCCGCAAAGCGCGAGAATATGCAACAAATCAGTGAGCAGAAGTCGGCAAAATAG
- a CDS encoding Transcriptional regulator, AraC family: MKICNTTICETCDSQDYQSFKLLEFPCGKVSIPKKIADSLIFVISGRLSVTAEGQEEFFCGTDESILLIRDKKYDVRALEDAKLLVLSFVTSYQICDKMGFKDAKHILDSTQYKFHSLALKKPMKLMLESILYYLEDNITCGYWQKAKLLEFFVIYWNYYTLEEICHFFYPIINKEIGFRTKVMTNCAKAKTVKELASLCGYSLTSFNKLFLEHFQNSSPYKWMLQQNAPLIKARLLDKTVPIKTIAAEFGFTDQSHLNRYCKRYFSATALQVRKSNS, from the coding sequence ATGAAAATATGCAATACGACAATTTGTGAAACGTGCGATTCACAAGATTATCAAAGCTTTAAGCTATTAGAATTTCCCTGTGGAAAGGTCTCTATACCTAAAAAAATTGCTGATAGTCTCATATTTGTCATATCAGGCCGATTGTCAGTGACGGCAGAGGGACAAGAGGAGTTTTTTTGCGGCACAGATGAGTCAATCCTCTTAATAAGAGATAAGAAGTATGACGTTAGAGCGTTGGAAGATGCAAAATTATTGGTGCTTTCGTTCGTCACTTCTTACCAAATTTGCGATAAAATGGGGTTTAAAGATGCCAAACACATTCTCGATTCTACTCAATACAAATTTCACTCGCTTGCCCTCAAAAAGCCGATGAAACTAATGCTGGAATCTATTTTATACTATCTCGAAGACAATATTACTTGCGGTTATTGGCAAAAAGCTAAGCTCCTTGAGTTCTTTGTTATCTATTGGAATTACTATACTTTAGAAGAAATATGCCATTTCTTTTATCCTATTATCAATAAGGAGATAGGGTTTCGTACAAAGGTGATGACGAATTGCGCCAAAGCTAAAACTGTGAAAGAACTGGCTAGCCTATGTGGATATAGTTTGACCTCATTCAACAAACTATTTTTGGAACATTTTCAAAACTCATCACCTTATAAATGGATGCTGCAACAAAATGCACCTCTTATCAAAGCTAGACTATTGGATAAAACAGTTCCGATAAAAACAATCGCTGCCGAATTTGGCTTCACCGACCAATCGCATTTGAACAGGTACTGCAAACGTTACTTTAGCGCAACCGCTCTTCAGGTGAGAAAAAGTAACAGTTGA
- a CDS encoding Tyrosine type site-specific recombinase (probable regulator for PS locus) has translation MKLNRDRILNCGKYPLVFQIIHRRQRRLIYTDIHLFDDSFDDEKQQIISSERQHFKRTELSKMNESLRQIRREIESMIEYIAAKTTSFTVDNITSLYNRRKGYIYFFTFLECVIEQNRTLEKFGTANNYQSTLRVFEKYLKSDKLKFTDVDQKLIKEFDIFLQKRKLKQNSIAFYINNLRTIYNKAAEDGIFDLPQGGSPFDKICVKRVKTIKRALPVEVVRRIMELDMSDSREMELSRDLFMFSFYSRGMPLVDVLNLRKKDIDNNSFHYFRRKTKTLIKVGITPQIQQIIDKYSGLREYIFPILSSEKSAQENYKKYRNILVWQNNTLKKIAEMVGVSQNLTTYVARHSWATVAKEKGISVAVISEGLGHSTESVTNVYLKSFEQGVLDEANSQVSLL, from the coding sequence TTGAAATTAAATAGAGACCGCATACTCAATTGCGGCAAATACCCTTTGGTATTTCAGATAATTCACCGCCGTCAGAGACGATTGATATACACCGATATACACTTGTTTGATGACTCTTTCGATGACGAAAAGCAGCAGATTATTTCATCTGAAAGGCAACATTTCAAACGCACGGAGTTGTCTAAAATGAATGAGAGTCTGCGTCAAATTAGGCGCGAAATAGAGTCTATGATCGAATATATTGCCGCTAAAACAACTTCTTTTACCGTTGATAACATTACTTCATTATACAATCGCCGTAAAGGGTATATTTATTTTTTCACTTTTTTGGAGTGTGTTATTGAGCAAAATCGAACTCTCGAAAAATTTGGAACAGCAAATAACTATCAATCAACATTGAGAGTGTTTGAAAAATATCTAAAATCAGATAAACTCAAATTCACAGATGTCGACCAAAAACTTATCAAAGAGTTCGATATTTTTCTTCAAAAGCGCAAACTCAAACAAAACTCTATAGCGTTCTATATCAACAATCTTAGAACGATATACAACAAAGCTGCAGAAGACGGAATATTTGATTTGCCACAAGGAGGATCTCCCTTTGATAAGATTTGTGTAAAGAGAGTAAAAACTATTAAGCGAGCCCTGCCCGTTGAGGTTGTTCGCAGGATTATGGAACTCGATATGTCGGACAGCAGGGAGATGGAACTGTCTCGGGACTTGTTTATGTTTAGCTTCTACTCTCGGGGAATGCCGCTTGTGGATGTGCTTAATCTGAGAAAAAAAGATATAGATAACAACTCTTTTCACTATTTTAGGCGCAAGACAAAAACACTAATAAAAGTTGGTATTACTCCGCAAATTCAGCAGATTATCGACAAATATAGTGGACTTCGGGAGTATATCTTTCCTATTCTGAGCAGTGAGAAAAGTGCCCAAGAAAACTACAAAAAATATCGTAATATTCTTGTTTGGCAGAATAACACGCTAAAGAAGATAGCCGAAATGGTTGGTGTGAGTCAGAATCTCACCACCTATGTGGCGCGCCATTCGTGGGCAACTGTTGCCAAGGAGAAAGGAATTTCGGTTGCCGTTATTAGTGAAGGATTGGGGCATAGTACCGAAAGTGTGACGAATGTCTATCTTAAATCCTTTGAACAGGGAGTGCTTGATGAAGCAAATTCTCAGGTTTCGCTATTATAA
- a CDS encoding putative permease, which yields MKHGIGSFPAKYWVVIFMEFIERGCYYGVMSVLSVYLVMSVGDGGLGFSRESVGVIKSTITPLLYLLPIVSGALAEKFGYKRLLTAAFAVMTAGYLLTGLSNSYFGVFASLLLMVCGGGFFKPLISGTIARTTREENSSLGFGIFYWSINLGAFLFPLILIPYLKDISYTYIFYMAAIGCCSLLVINLLFYKDFPRATQSRSLGSVMKDAVLVLKDWRFIVMIAIYSCFWILYFQMFDTVLWYVNDFVNTEPLDGAVNRFLGFFTKNPSWKFDVEHVTVINAGTIILLQILVSEIVKKFKPLPTMISGMLFGSAGFIILSISTNIWTCLAGIIIFTLGEMVAHPKFLAYVGLVAPEEKKALYMGYSFLYGVIGSGIGGVLGAWLYVRFVDELGDPSTLWLIFAGIGFATIVGLLLYNRFVAPKK from the coding sequence ATGAAACACGGAATAGGCTCTTTTCCCGCCAAATATTGGGTGGTGATATTTATGGAATTTATCGAGCGGGGATGTTATTACGGCGTAATGTCGGTATTGTCGGTCTATTTGGTGATGAGTGTGGGCGACGGAGGACTCGGCTTCTCGCGCGAGAGCGTGGGGGTCATCAAGAGCACAATCACTCCACTATTGTATCTATTACCTATCGTATCGGGTGCTCTTGCCGAAAAGTTCGGATATAAACGGCTGCTCACGGCGGCTTTCGCCGTGATGACGGCAGGTTATCTGCTTACGGGGCTGTCCAACAGCTACTTCGGAGTTTTCGCCTCGCTTCTTTTGATGGTCTGCGGCGGTGGATTCTTCAAGCCGTTAATTTCGGGTACGATTGCCCGTACAACTCGCGAAGAGAACTCATCATTGGGCTTCGGCATCTTCTATTGGTCTATCAACCTCGGCGCATTCCTCTTTCCGCTCATTTTGATTCCATATCTCAAAGATATTTCATATACCTATATATTCTATATGGCTGCTATCGGATGCTGTTCACTGTTGGTTATCAACCTTTTGTTCTACAAGGATTTTCCGCGCGCCACCCAAAGTCGCTCGTTGGGTTCAGTGATGAAGGATGCGGTGCTGGTGTTGAAGGATTGGAGGTTTATAGTGATGATTGCCATATACTCCTGTTTTTGGATACTCTATTTCCAGATGTTCGACACGGTGCTTTGGTATGTCAATGATTTTGTCAATACCGAGCCGCTGGATGGGGCAGTGAATCGCTTCTTGGGATTTTTCACCAAGAATCCGTCTTGGAAGTTTGATGTCGAGCACGTTACCGTTATCAACGCCGGCACGATAATTCTTTTGCAGATTCTGGTGTCTGAAATTGTTAAAAAATTCAAGCCGCTTCCCACTATGATTTCGGGGATGTTGTTCGGCTCGGCAGGCTTTATTATACTTTCGATTTCCACCAATATTTGGACGTGCCTTGCAGGCATAATTATTTTCACGCTCGGCGAAATGGTGGCGCACCCCAAATTTCTGGCATATGTCGGTCTGGTTGCGCCCGAAGAGAAGAAGGCACTATATATGGGCTACTCGTTCCTCTACGGGGTGATTGGTAGCGGCATAGGCGGCGTGCTGGGGGCGTGGCTGTATGTGCGCTTTGTGGATGAGCTGGGCGACCCATCGACCCTATGGCTCATTTTTGCGGGCATTGGCTTTGCCACTATTGTGGGGTTACTACTCTATAACAGGTTTGTAGCTCCTAAAAAATAG
- a CDS encoding NADP-specific glutamate dehydrogenase: MASLAAKHPGENEYLQAVEEVMTSIEEIYNQHPEFEAAKIAERIVEPDRIFTFRVAWVDDKGQVQVNLGYRVQYNNAIGPYKGGLRFHPSVNLSILKFLGFEQMFKNALTTLPMGGGKGGSDFAPKGKSDAEVMRFCQAFMTELWRYIGPETDVPAGDIGVGGREVGYLYGMYRKLARENTGVITGKGMTYGGSLIRPEATGFGGIYFLNQMLEQLGSDIKGKTIAVSGFGNVAWGAAKKATELGGKVVTISGPDGYIHDPNGLTPEKIEYMLELRATNNDIVSPYEAEFPGSKFYPNQKPWCVPVDIALPCATQNELNGDDAEMLVKNGVRVVAEISNMGCTPDAIETFLHAKVLYGPGKAVNAGGVATSGLEMTQNSMKLNWTAEEVDAKLHQIMSSIHNACVEYGTEADGYINYMKGANIAGFMKVAKSMVEQGVV, translated from the coding sequence ATGGCATCGCTTGCGGCGAAACACCCGGGCGAAAATGAGTACCTCCAAGCAGTAGAAGAGGTAATGACCTCAATCGAGGAAATCTACAATCAGCACCCCGAATTTGAGGCTGCAAAAATCGCAGAACGTATCGTTGAGCCCGACCGTATCTTCACCTTTCGCGTGGCGTGGGTAGACGACAAAGGTCAAGTACAGGTAAATCTTGGCTACCGCGTACAATACAACAACGCGATTGGACCCTACAAGGGAGGTCTTCGCTTCCACCCTTCGGTGAATCTCTCTATCTTGAAATTCTTGGGCTTCGAGCAGATGTTCAAAAACGCTCTCACTACTCTTCCTATGGGTGGCGGTAAAGGGGGTTCGGATTTCGCGCCTAAGGGCAAATCCGATGCCGAGGTTATGCGTTTCTGTCAGGCTTTTATGACCGAGCTTTGGCGTTACATCGGACCCGAAACTGACGTTCCTGCGGGTGACATCGGGGTGGGTGGTCGCGAAGTAGGCTACCTTTACGGTATGTATCGCAAGTTGGCGCGCGAAAATACGGGCGTTATTACGGGCAAGGGTATGACCTATGGTGGTTCTTTGATTCGTCCCGAGGCGACAGGTTTCGGCGGTATCTACTTCTTGAATCAAATGTTGGAACAACTTGGTAGCGATATCAAGGGCAAAACTATTGCTGTATCCGGATTTGGTAATGTTGCTTGGGGTGCGGCTAAAAAGGCTACCGAGCTTGGTGGTAAGGTTGTTACCATCTCGGGTCCTGACGGATATATCCACGACCCTAATGGTTTGACACCGGAGAAAATCGAGTATATGCTCGAACTTCGCGCAACCAACAACGATATTGTATCTCCCTACGAGGCTGAGTTTCCGGGTTCGAAGTTCTACCCGAACCAAAAACCGTGGTGCGTACCGGTGGACATAGCTCTACCTTGCGCTACACAGAACGAGTTGAACGGCGATGATGCTGAAATGTTGGTGAAAAACGGCGTTCGGGTGGTCGCAGAAATATCGAATATGGGTTGTACTCCCGATGCTATCGAGACCTTCTTGCACGCGAAGGTACTTTACGGACCGGGCAAGGCTGTCAATGCGGGCGGTGTTGCGACCTCAGGTTTGGAGATGACACAGAACTCTATGAAACTCAACTGGACAGCCGAGGAGGTGGATGCAAAACTTCACCAAATTATGAGTTCTATCCACAACGCTTGCGTTGAATACGGCACTGAGGCTGACGGCTATATCAACTATATGAAGGGTGCAAACATTGCAGGCTTTATGAAAGTTGCCAAGTCGATGGTTGAGCAAGGTGTGGTGTAG
- a CDS encoding Aspartokinase, with translation MKKTLKFGGTSVGSAENMRKVAAIIRSERAQLTVLSAMSGTTDALVKITQTSGFAEKQTIIDLLGEKYSSCIGELLSDKTDAIARMEATLDFIASPSSCDEGSAKAVLAQGELLTTYIFTKYIEEQGCKAVLLNAPDFMHTDADGKVDTTLLKNGLANLDKDTFYITQGFICTNAGGELDNLGRGGSDYSAALMGVAIGSAEVQIWTDIDGMHNNDPRFVEKTYPIRRMSFDEAAELAYFGAKILHPATILPCKEAGVNVRLKNTMDAAAEGTLIAAADDSAASFHAVAAKDNITVIRITSARMLMAYGFLRKVFEIFEKWRTPIDMITTSEVAVSLTIDSTCHLQEIVAELSPLGHIEVESGNTIVCVVGRINYEASGLAAQIFKSVSSVAIKMISYGASHRSLSLLINTTDKKRTLQSLNDFLF, from the coding sequence ATGAAAAAAACTCTAAAATTCGGAGGTACATCCGTAGGTTCAGCCGAAAATATGCGCAAGGTGGCTGCAATTATCCGTTCCGAGAGAGCTCAACTCACTGTCCTTTCGGCGATGAGTGGCACGACGGACGCTTTGGTGAAGATAACACAGACCTCTGGTTTTGCCGAAAAACAGACGATTATAGATTTGCTTGGTGAAAAATACTCCAGCTGCATTGGCGAGCTGCTTAGCGACAAAACAGATGCCATTGCGCGTATGGAAGCAACACTCGATTTTATTGCGAGCCCGAGCAGCTGCGATGAAGGCAGTGCCAAAGCAGTTTTAGCACAGGGCGAACTACTTACCACATATATATTTACGAAATATATCGAGGAACAGGGTTGTAAGGCTGTTTTGCTCAACGCACCCGATTTTATGCACACCGATGCCGATGGCAAGGTCGATACGACGTTGCTCAAAAATGGTCTTGCCAACCTTGACAAGGATACCTTCTACATAACTCAGGGCTTTATCTGCACGAACGCGGGCGGCGAGTTGGACAACCTCGGGCGAGGCGGTTCGGACTACTCGGCGGCACTGATGGGTGTGGCTATCGGCTCGGCAGAGGTGCAGATATGGACGGACATTGACGGTATGCACAACAATGACCCTCGCTTTGTCGAAAAGACCTATCCGATTCGACGAATGAGCTTTGACGAGGCGGCAGAGTTGGCATACTTTGGTGCAAAGATTCTCCACCCCGCAACGATCCTCCCTTGTAAAGAGGCGGGAGTGAATGTGCGACTCAAAAACACGATGGATGCAGCTGCCGAGGGTACGTTGATAGCGGCGGCGGATGACAGTGCAGCCAGTTTCCACGCCGTGGCGGCTAAGGACAACATTACCGTTATTCGCATCACTTCGGCGAGAATGTTGATGGCGTACGGATTCCTCAGAAAGGTATTCGAGATATTTGAGAAGTGGCGAACGCCCATTGATATGATTACCACGTCGGAGGTGGCGGTATCCCTCACCATAGACAGCACCTGCCACCTGCAAGAGATTGTTGCCGAGCTTTCGCCGCTGGGACATATCGAGGTAGAGTCGGGCAATACGATTGTCTGCGTTGTCGGACGAATCAACTACGAGGCATCGGGGCTGGCGGCACAAATTTTCAAATCGGTGAGTAGCGTGGCTATAAAAATGATATCCTATGGGGCATCGCATCGTTCACTCTCGCTGCTAATAAACACCACCGATAAAAAACGGACGTTGCAGAGCTTGAATGACTTCTTGTTTTAG
- a CDS encoding Diaminopimelate decarboxylase — translation MTPYYNYDISLLRRTLDACLNEAYRYGYQVHYALKANVEPVILHEISSRGFGADCVSGWEVQAAVENGFAPAKVVFAGVGKSDDEINYALEQDIFAFNCESLQELEVINELARLKDKVATIALRINPDVNPDTHRYIATGQKESKFGISYTEVNEALDKLQALSNLRVAGIHFHIGSQILDMSSFAELAHRAGEISDWFFERGVAIEHLNMGGGLGVDYLEPEKNPIPDFAAYFKVFDDNLRLRPSQKVHFELGRSLVAQCCELRTKVLITKRTGGGANFIIVDAGMTELIRPALYQAHHKIVNLSAEGECRPAERYYIGGPICESSDIFARDIEFPHTERGDILAIKSVGAYGSTMASNYNMRPLAKAVF, via the coding sequence ATGACTCCATACTATAATTACGATATATCCCTGCTGCGCCGCACGCTGGATGCCTGTTTGAATGAGGCTTACAGATATGGTTATCAGGTTCATTACGCGCTCAAAGCCAATGTTGAGCCGGTAATTTTGCACGAGATTTCCTCGCGTGGCTTCGGAGCTGACTGCGTGAGCGGCTGGGAGGTGCAGGCGGCTGTGGAGAACGGATTTGCGCCCGCGAAAGTGGTCTTTGCGGGGGTGGGTAAGAGCGACGATGAGATAAACTATGCCTTGGAACAAGATATTTTTGCCTTCAACTGCGAATCTCTCCAAGAGTTGGAAGTTATCAACGAGTTGGCGCGGTTGAAGGACAAAGTAGCTACTATCGCCCTGAGAATCAATCCCGATGTCAATCCCGACACCCATCGCTACATCGCCACGGGGCAGAAGGAGAGCAAATTCGGCATCTCGTATACAGAGGTAAATGAGGCATTGGATAAATTGCAGGCACTCAGCAACCTTAGAGTGGCCGGTATCCATTTCCACATTGGGTCGCAGATTTTGGATATGAGTTCGTTTGCCGAGTTGGCGCATCGCGCGGGAGAGATTAGCGACTGGTTTTTTGAGAGAGGCGTTGCTATTGAGCATCTGAATATGGGTGGCGGTTTGGGGGTCGATTACCTGGAGCCGGAGAAAAATCCGATTCCCGATTTTGCAGCCTATTTCAAAGTTTTTGATGATAATCTGCGCCTGAGACCCTCGCAAAAAGTTCACTTCGAATTGGGACGGTCGTTGGTGGCACAGTGTTGCGAGTTGCGAACAAAGGTGCTTATAACCAAGCGCACGGGTGGCGGAGCTAATTTTATCATCGTGGATGCCGGTATGACCGAGTTGATACGTCCGGCGCTCTATCAGGCTCATCATAAGATTGTCAATCTCTCGGCTGAGGGTGAGTGTCGCCCTGCGGAGCGCTACTATATCGGGGGACCTATCTGTGAGTCGAGCGATATTTTTGCCCGCGACATTGAGTTTCCCCACACCGAGCGGGGTGATATATTGGCTATTAAGTCCGTAGGTGCTTATGGCAGTACTATGGCATCAAACTACAATATGCGTCCGCTTGCAAAAGCGGTTTTTTAA
- a CDS encoding Choline-sulfatase: MKRQIALTALASLAALSATAQQKPINVIFILTDDLGIGDVGVYGQRTIKTPNIDSLARSGIQFMQHYSGSTVSAPSRCVMLTGKHTGHSNIRGNFVDPQPGTTYDRSLGAEEVTVAQIFKQAGYTTGITGKWGLGRVAPNDSGNPHRKGFDYFFGFETHIDAHRAYPSHLWENDKRIELGGQVYGDELIVQKSLEFIEKNSEKPFFLYLATTLPHADILVPEQEMKPFDDGRFLEKPHKGGYAAQPKPRATFAAMVTRIDNTVGRVAKLLKEKGIADNTLIIFTSDNGTHMEGGHDPYYFWSNSGYRGTKRDLYEGGIRTPFIASCPALIRPGAVSYHVSAFWDFMPTVCELTNQPLPDNTDGISYLPTLAGRGEQHLHNYLYWEFHEQGGKQAVLKDNWKLIRLNVFDKSQTRYELYNLGSDPKELRNVAGEFAWKVEELKQVMDSANTPNNIWYFQQ; encoded by the coding sequence ATGAAACGACAAATCGCACTTACGGCGTTGGCATCTCTTGCCGCACTTTCGGCAACTGCTCAGCAGAAGCCTATTAATGTGATCTTTATCCTGACCGACGACCTGGGCATCGGCGATGTGGGGGTATATGGACAGCGAACTATCAAGACCCCAAATATAGACTCGTTGGCGCGCAGCGGCATACAGTTTATGCAGCACTATTCGGGTTCAACGGTCTCTGCTCCTTCGCGTTGCGTTATGCTTACGGGTAAACACACAGGACACAGCAACATTCGCGGTAACTTTGTAGACCCACAGCCGGGCACCACCTACGACCGTTCGTTGGGAGCGGAGGAGGTGACGGTTGCTCAAATTTTCAAGCAGGCCGGCTATACTACCGGTATCACCGGTAAATGGGGGCTCGGACGCGTTGCCCCAAACGACAGCGGCAACCCGCATCGCAAGGGGTTCGACTACTTTTTCGGCTTTGAGACCCACATAGATGCGCACCGCGCCTACCCGAGCCACCTGTGGGAGAATGATAAGAGGATAGAGCTTGGCGGTCAGGTGTATGGTGATGAACTTATTGTCCAAAAATCGTTAGAGTTTATAGAAAAAAATTCGGAAAAACCGTTCTTTCTATATTTGGCAACTACCTTGCCCCACGCCGATATACTTGTGCCCGAGCAGGAGATGAAGCCCTTTGACGACGGACGTTTTCTTGAAAAACCACACAAGGGCGGCTATGCTGCTCAGCCCAAGCCGCGCGCAACATTTGCCGCTATGGTTACCCGAATCGACAATACCGTGGGACGGGTGGCAAAGCTATTGAAAGAGAAAGGCATTGCCGATAATACGCTGATAATCTTTACTTCTGATAATGGAACTCATATGGAGGGTGGGCACGACCCCTACTATTTCTGGAGCAACAGCGGTTACCGCGGCACAAAGCGCGACCTCTACGAGGGTGGTATCCGTACCCCTTTTATAGCATCGTGTCCGGCGCTGATTCGCCCCGGCGCGGTGAGCTATCACGTCTCGGCTTTCTGGGATTTTATGCCCACCGTATGTGAGCTGACAAATCAACCTCTGCCTGACAATACAGACGGAATCTCCTACCTGCCCACTCTCGCCGGCAGGGGCGAGCAGCATCTTCACAACTACCTCTATTGGGAGTTCCACGAGCAGGGTGGCAAACAAGCAGTGCTGAAAGATAATTGGAAGTTGATTCGCCTCAATGTTTTCGATAAATCTCAAACGCGTTACGAGCTATACAACCTGGGCTCTGACCCTAAAGAGCTGCGTAATGTTGCCGGTGAATTTGCGTGGAAAGTCGAGGAGTTGAAGCAGGTTATGGACAGCGCGAACACGCCTAACAATATTTGGTATTTTCAACAGTAG